Proteins co-encoded in one Streptococcus parauberis NCFD 2020 genomic window:
- a CDS encoding V-type ATP synthase subunit K has protein sequence MENLASYFATHGGAFFAAMGIAIAVSLSGMGSAHGVGKAGQAAAALLKEEPEKFASALILQLLPGTQGLYGFVIGILIWLQLTPDLSLEKGVAYFFVALPVAIVGYFSAKHQGNVSVSAMQILAKRPEDFMKGAILAAMVETYAILAFVISFILTLRVG, from the coding sequence ATGGAAAACTTAGCATCATATTTTGCAACTCACGGGGGCGCTTTTTTTGCAGCTATGGGAATTGCTATCGCGGTCAGTTTGAGTGGTATGGGGTCAGCCCATGGGGTTGGTAAGGCAGGACAAGCTGCAGCAGCGCTTTTAAAAGAAGAGCCAGAAAAATTTGCCTCAGCTTTAATATTACAGCTTTTACCAGGTACACAAGGTTTGTATGGATTTGTTATTGGTATCTTGATTTGGTTGCAATTAACACCAGATTTGTCTCTAGAAAAAGGAGTAGCTTATTTCTTTGTAGCACTTCCAGTAGCAATTGTTGGTTATTTTTCAGCTAAACACCAAGGTAATGTTTCTGTTTCAGCAATGCAAATTCTTGCCAAACGTCCAGAGGACTTTATGAAAGGTGCCATTTTGGCAGCTATGGTTGAAACCTATGCTATTTTAGCCTTTGTTATTTCCTTCATTTTAACTCTTCGTGTTGGTTAA
- a CDS encoding V-type ATPase subunit → MEKEQFAQINTTIAVKEKEMISAQQFQKILLNPNKETIINLMQEKGYAIKVENFENLDLVEKALMSKLIVAYQWAFQESPSGEVVEVLALPYLYHNLKVLLKEKASKQDLSKLLIPIGKVSLSHLDHLVRTLSSDVLPDHLVNEVAAIWQEHLNYQDYRVLEVGCDLAYFKHLKRIAEQLDDQKIYQATSLIIQFYNLITVKRAEALHKNQGFMKQLISDQGHLGLSTYLDLAEGKEVSTWFNQLNPDVFSLQFKEAQTALVNDKLTLPELERLVDQLLFSAFESGKYNADGPYQLLRYLLGLEFEIKNFRLLISALVNDLPIELVKERMRPIYE, encoded by the coding sequence ATGGAAAAAGAACAATTCGCCCAAATCAATACGACGATTGCAGTTAAAGAAAAAGAAATGATTTCAGCTCAGCAATTCCAAAAAATCCTTTTAAATCCGAATAAAGAGACAATTATTAATCTTATGCAGGAGAAAGGTTACGCCATTAAAGTTGAAAATTTTGAGAATTTGGATCTTGTCGAAAAGGCGCTGATGTCTAAATTAATTGTTGCTTATCAATGGGCTTTTCAAGAGTCTCCTTCGGGTGAGGTTGTGGAAGTTTTAGCTCTCCCTTATCTCTATCATAATTTGAAGGTTCTCCTGAAAGAAAAGGCTAGCAAGCAAGATTTGAGTAAGCTCCTTATCCCGATTGGAAAAGTTTCTTTGAGTCATTTAGACCATCTGGTAAGAACTCTATCCTCAGATGTTTTACCTGACCATTTGGTAAATGAGGTAGCTGCTATTTGGCAAGAACACCTAAACTATCAGGATTACAGGGTCTTAGAAGTTGGCTGTGATTTGGCTTACTTTAAACACCTTAAGCGAATTGCTGAGCAGTTAGACGACCAGAAAATTTATCAAGCAACAAGTCTTATCATTCAATTTTACAACCTAATAACAGTTAAACGTGCTGAGGCTTTACACAAAAATCAAGGCTTTATGAAACAATTGATAAGTGATCAAGGTCATTTAGGCCTGAGTACTTATCTTGATCTAGCCGAGGGCAAGGAAGTATCCACTTGGTTTAATCAATTAAATCCGGATGTGTTTTCGTTGCAATTTAAAGAGGCTCAGACTGCTTTAGTTAATGATAAATTAACCCTGCCAGAACTTGAAAGGCTAGTTGATCAACTCTTATTTAGTGCTTTTGAAAGTGGAAAATATAATGCAGATGGTCCTTATCAGCTTTTAAGATATCTTTTAGGACTGGAGTTTGAGATTAAAAATTTCAGACTCTTAATCTCGGCACTTGTCAATGATTTGCCAATTGAACTTGTTAAAGAAAGAATGAGACCTATTTATGAATAA
- a CDS encoding V-type ATP synthase subunit F, which produces MNNTTYKIGVIGNRDAILPFQIIGFFTYPVVSAEEAVNTLRQLAMDNFGIIYITEDIAEKIPDTIAFYDNQIMPAIILIPNFKGKAKLGRQFLEERVERAVGQNIL; this is translated from the coding sequence ATGAATAATACAACTTATAAAATTGGTGTCATAGGAAATCGGGATGCCATTCTACCTTTTCAAATTATTGGTTTTTTCACTTATCCTGTTGTTAGTGCGGAAGAAGCAGTAAATACTCTCCGTCAATTAGCCATGGATAATTTTGGCATCATTTATATTACAGAAGATATTGCAGAAAAAATACCTGATACCATTGCTTTCTATGACAATCAAATTATGCCAGCCATTATCTTAATTCCAAACTTCAAAGGTAAGGCAAAACTAGGTCGGCAATTTTTGGAAGAAAGAGTGGAAAGAGCAGTTGGGCAAAATATATTATAA
- a CDS encoding V-type ATP synthase subunit A codes for MSQGKIIKVSGPLVVASGMEEANIQDICRVGRLGLIGEIIEMRKDQASIQVYEETSGIGPGEPVSSTGQPLSVELGPGLLSEMFDGIQRPLDRFKSVTKSNFLIRGAEVPSLDREAKWSFDASIEIGSEVNPGDILGCVQETKVIEHRIMVPNQVSGKLIAISSGQFTVDECVYQIKQADGSIYKGSLMQKWPVRKGRPVAKKLIPVEPLITGQRVIDTFFPVAKGGAAAVPGPFGAGKTVVQHQIAKFANVDIVIYVGCGERGNEMTDVLNEFPELIDPNTGQSIMERTVLIANTSNMPVAAREASIYTGITIAEYFRDMGYSVAIMADSTSRWAEALREMSGRLEEMPGDEGYPAYLGSRIAEYYERAGRFQVLGTDGREGSITAIGAVSPPGGDISEPVTQNTLRIVKVFWGLDAPLAQRRHFPAINWLNSYSLYKDELAKVISKKENTNWSEKVTSAMNTLQEEASLEEIVRLVGLDSLSEQDKLTMAVARQIREDFLQQNAFDTVDTFTSFKKQDAMLTNILTFQKEAQRALALGAYFTEIMDGTVTNRDRLARSKYIAETELEQISAISEQIKVDIQSIIEKGGL; via the coding sequence TTGAGTCAAGGAAAAATTATAAAAGTTTCAGGACCATTAGTTGTGGCCTCTGGAATGGAAGAAGCTAATATTCAAGATATTTGTCGAGTAGGTCGTTTAGGACTAATTGGTGAAATCATTGAAATGAGAAAAGATCAGGCTTCTATTCAAGTATATGAGGAAACTTCTGGGATAGGTCCTGGTGAACCAGTTTCATCAACTGGCCAACCTTTGTCAGTAGAATTAGGTCCAGGATTACTTTCAGAAATGTTTGATGGTATCCAAAGACCACTCGATCGTTTCAAATCAGTTACCAAAAGTAACTTTTTAATTCGTGGAGCTGAAGTTCCAAGCTTAGATCGTGAAGCAAAGTGGTCATTTGATGCTAGTATAGAAATTGGCAGTGAGGTTAACCCAGGTGATATACTAGGTTGTGTTCAAGAAACAAAAGTTATTGAACATCGTATCATGGTTCCAAACCAGGTTTCAGGTAAGTTGATTGCCATTTCATCAGGTCAGTTCACTGTTGATGAATGTGTATATCAAATTAAACAAGCTGATGGTAGTATATACAAAGGAAGTTTAATGCAAAAATGGCCTGTCCGTAAAGGACGTCCTGTTGCTAAAAAATTAATTCCAGTTGAACCACTGATTACAGGTCAACGTGTCATCGACACCTTTTTCCCAGTGGCAAAAGGAGGAGCTGCAGCTGTTCCAGGACCATTTGGTGCAGGAAAAACAGTCGTACAGCATCAGATTGCAAAATTTGCTAATGTCGATATTGTTATCTATGTAGGTTGTGGTGAGCGTGGTAATGAGATGACCGATGTATTAAATGAGTTTCCAGAATTAATTGATCCCAATACAGGTCAATCAATTATGGAACGGACAGTATTAATAGCGAATACATCGAATATGCCGGTAGCTGCGCGTGAAGCTTCGATTTATACAGGGATAACAATTGCTGAATATTTTAGAGATATGGGTTATTCAGTGGCTATTATGGCAGATTCAACATCTCGATGGGCTGAGGCGCTTCGGGAAATGTCAGGCCGTTTAGAAGAAATGCCTGGTGATGAAGGTTATCCTGCATATTTAGGTAGTCGGATTGCTGAGTATTATGAACGTGCAGGACGTTTTCAAGTTTTAGGAACTGATGGACGTGAAGGTTCAATTACGGCTATTGGAGCTGTCTCACCTCCAGGAGGGGATATTTCTGAGCCAGTTACGCAAAATACATTGCGGATTGTTAAAGTCTTTTGGGGTCTTGATGCACCACTGGCTCAACGTCGCCATTTTCCGGCAATCAATTGGTTGAATTCTTACTCCTTATATAAAGATGAATTAGCAAAAGTGATTAGTAAGAAGGAAAATACAAATTGGTCTGAAAAAGTGACCAGTGCTATGAATACACTGCAAGAAGAAGCAAGTTTAGAAGAAATTGTGCGTTTGGTTGGTTTAGATTCATTATCTGAACAAGATAAATTAACAATGGCAGTTGCCCGCCAAATTCGAGAAGATTTTTTACAGCAGAATGCATTTGATACAGTTGATACATTCACATCATTCAAAAAGCAAGATGCTATGTTAACAAATATCCTTACCTTCCAAAAAGAAGCACAGAGAGCCTTAGCATTGGGCGCTTATTTTACTGAGATTATGGATGGGACTGTTACCAATCGTGATAGATTGGCTAGAAGCAAATATATTGCTGAAACTGAACTTGAACAAATAAGTGCCATCAGTGAGCAAATAAAAGTAGACATTCAAAGTATCATTGAGAAAGGAGGACTCTAA
- a CDS encoding V-type ATP synthase subunit B: MTAIKEYRTVSEVVGPLMIVDQVSGVHYNELVEISMHDGQKRQGQVLEVHEDKAMVQLFEGSSGINLAKTKVRFTGHPLEVAVSEDMIGRIFDGMGKPIDGGPDLLPEKYLDIDGQAINPVARDYPDEFIQTGISAIDHLNTLVRGQKLPVFSGSGLPHNELAAQIARQATVLNADDNFAVVFAAMGITFEEAEFFMNDLRETGAIDRSVLFMNLANDPAIERIATPRIALTTAEYLAYEKDMHVLVIMTDMTNYCEALREISAARREVPGRRGYPGYLYTNLSTLYERAGRLVGKKGSVTQIPILTMPEDDITHPIPDLTGYITEGQIILSHELYNSGFRPPINILPSLSRLKDKGSGEGKTRVDHAATMNQLFAAYAQGKQAKELAVVLGESALSDTDKLYVDFTNRFEKEYINQGFYNNRSIEESLNLSWKLLAILPRTELKRIKDDMLDQYLGKE, from the coding sequence ATGACAGCTATAAAAGAATATCGAACAGTCAGTGAAGTGGTTGGTCCTCTAATGATTGTGGACCAAGTTTCAGGCGTCCACTATAATGAGCTAGTCGAAATCAGTATGCATGATGGTCAAAAGCGCCAAGGACAAGTCTTAGAGGTTCATGAGGATAAGGCCATGGTTCAATTATTTGAAGGTTCTAGTGGGATTAATCTTGCCAAAACTAAGGTTAGATTTACAGGACATCCACTGGAAGTTGCCGTTTCAGAGGATATGATTGGGCGGATTTTTGATGGCATGGGGAAACCGATTGATGGGGGACCTGATTTGCTACCTGAAAAATATTTAGATATTGATGGGCAAGCAATAAATCCCGTGGCGCGTGATTATCCTGATGAATTTATTCAAACAGGAATCTCAGCCATCGACCATCTGAATACACTTGTCCGCGGACAGAAATTACCAGTTTTCTCAGGTTCTGGGCTTCCTCATAATGAATTAGCTGCGCAGATTGCCAGACAAGCAACTGTATTAAACGCCGATGATAATTTTGCTGTTGTCTTTGCAGCCATGGGCATCACATTTGAAGAGGCAGAATTCTTCATGAATGATCTCCGTGAAACAGGGGCAATTGACCGGTCAGTCTTATTTATGAATTTAGCTAATGACCCAGCAATTGAACGGATAGCAACACCACGAATAGCTCTAACAACCGCAGAATATTTAGCTTACGAAAAAGATATGCACGTTTTGGTTATTATGACTGACATGACTAACTATTGCGAGGCACTTCGAGAGATTTCAGCTGCTAGACGAGAAGTTCCTGGTCGACGTGGTTATCCAGGATATCTTTATACCAATTTATCAACACTTTATGAACGCGCTGGAAGATTAGTTGGAAAAAAAGGCTCTGTAACCCAAATTCCAATTTTAACCATGCCTGAAGATGATATTACCCATCCTATCCCAGATTTAACGGGTTACATTACAGAAGGTCAAATCATTTTATCTCATGAATTGTATAATAGTGGTTTTAGACCTCCAATAAATATTTTGCCATCCTTATCACGTTTGAAAGACAAGGGTTCAGGTGAAGGGAAAACTAGAGTAGACCATGCTGCAACAATGAATCAATTGTTTGCCGCTTATGCTCAAGGAAAACAAGCTAAAGAATTAGCTGTTGTCCTTGGAGAATCAGCCTTGTCTGATACTGATAAACTTTATGTAGACTTTACAAATCGTTTTGAAAAGGAATATATCAATCAAGGTTTCTATAATAATCGAAGTATTGAAGAAAGCTTAAATCTCAGTTGGAAGTTATTAGCTATTCTGCCAAGGACCGAATTAAAGCGGATTAAAGATGATATGTTGGATCAATATCTTGGTAAAGAGTAA
- a CDS encoding V-type ATP synthase subunit D — protein sequence MVRLNVKPTRMELNNLKKRLKTAKRGHKLLKDKRDELMRRFIALIRENDSLRKTVEDSLQGTMQEFVLAKSVESDAMVEELFALPVRQANLFIEEENIMSVHVPKFHIKEEIDNSQREFTYSFLSSNSEMDRTIEQMESLMESLLRLAEVEKVCQLMADEIEKTRRRVNGLEYAIIPQLEETIHYIELKLEEAERSNLVRIMKVK from the coding sequence ATGGTTAGATTAAATGTTAAACCGACGCGCATGGAATTAAATAACTTAAAAAAAAGACTGAAAACCGCTAAAAGAGGTCATAAGTTATTAAAAGATAAACGAGATGAACTCATGCGTCGTTTTATTGCTTTGATAAGAGAAAATGATAGTCTTCGGAAGACAGTCGAGGACAGTCTGCAAGGCACTATGCAGGAATTTGTCTTGGCTAAATCAGTTGAAAGTGACGCCATGGTTGAGGAATTATTTGCTCTACCAGTTCGACAAGCAAACCTTTTTATTGAAGAAGAAAATATTATGAGCGTCCACGTGCCCAAATTTCACATAAAAGAAGAGATTGATAATTCTCAAAGAGAATTTACATATAGCTTCTTAAGTTCAAATAGTGAAATGGATCGAACCATCGAACAGATGGAATCACTGATGGAAAGTTTACTAAGACTGGCTGAGGTGGAAAAGGTCTGCCAATTGATGGCTGATGAAATTGAAAAGACTCGTCGAAGAGTTAATGGTCTGGAATATGCAATTATTCCTCAGTTGGAAGAGACAATTCATTATATTGAATTAAAACTTGAAGAAGCAGAACGTTCTAATTTAGTACGTATTATGAAGGTGAAATAA